The following coding sequences lie in one Hippoglossus hippoglossus isolate fHipHip1 chromosome 14, fHipHip1.pri, whole genome shotgun sequence genomic window:
- the zfpl1 gene encoding zinc finger protein-like 1, translating into MGLCKCPKRKVTNLFCFEHRVNVCEHCLVSNHNKCIVQSYLQWLQDSDYNPNCALCNTLLNAQDTVRLICYDVFHWSCLNNLASRLPLHTAPAGYQCPTCQGPVFPPSNLASPIADVLKEQLSSVNWARAGLGLPLIEEPIEALEEPTANDVTDYTDWSTFDAQEQSNVYPSHSYNTSVSPPPNPVSAPAQEDLGGPRKNGDPNLQEQSVMNFTTGNACDTVTLHSASSPRKLYDTRDVGQSSVTQIDFDDDKYRRRPALSWFAQILKNRTGGKRTSLSWRQRVFMLLLVGVLGFFTLIIIMAKLGRASAGSDPNLDPLLNPNIRVGKN; encoded by the exons ATGGGTCTCTGCAAGTGCCCAAAGAGAAAGGTGACCAATTTATTCTGCTTCGAGCATCGTGTCAATGTGTGTGAGCATTGCCTCGTCTCCAACCACAACAAG TGTATCGTGCAGTCATATCTGCAATGGCTCCAGGACAGCGACTACAACCCTAACTGTGCTCTGTGTAATACTCTGCTGAATGCACAAGACACAGTCAGACTCATCTGCTATG ATGTGTTCCACTGGTCCTGTCTTAATAACTTGGCATCTCGACTGCCACTCCATACGGCTCCAGCAGGGTACCAGTGTCCCACCTGTCAGGGTCCAGTGTTTCCCCCCTCTAACCTGGCCAGCCCAATTGCCGATGTGCTGAAAGAACAGCTGTCATCTGTTAACTGGGCTAGAGCTGGTTTAGGGCTGCCGCTG ATTGAAGAGCCCATTGAGGCCCTTGAGGAGCCCACAGCAAATGATGTCACTGATTATACTGACTGGTCAACATTTGATG CACAAGAGCAAAGTAACGTATACCCAAGCCACTCCTACAACACCAGCGTCAGTCCACCACCAAACCCAGTCTCAGCTCCAGCACAGGAAGATCTTGGTGGTCCTCGTAAAAATGGGGATCCAAATTTGCAGGAGCAGTCCGTAATGAACTTTACTACTGGCAACGCCTGTGACACTGTAACATTACACTCAG CATCATCCCCAAGAAAGCTCTATGATACTCGAGACGTCGGCCAAAGCTCTGTCACACAGATTGACTTTGACGACGACAAATACCGGAGAAGACCAGCGTTAAGTTGGTTTGCTCAAATTCTCAA GAACCGCACCGGTGGAAAGCGGACATCTCTGTCCTGGAGGCAGCGGGTCTTCATGCTCCTTCTGGTCGGAGTGCTTGGATTTTTTACGTTGATAATCATCATGGCTAAACTCGGACGTGCCTCGGCTGGCTCAGACCCAAATTTAGATCCTCTTCTTAACCCCAACATTCGAGTGGGGAAAAACTGA